In a single window of the Prevotella melaninogenica genome:
- the secG gene encoding preprotein translocase subunit SecG gives MYTLFVILIVIAALLMIGVVLIQESKGGGLSSNFSSSNAIMGVRKTTDFVEKTTWGLAIAMVVISVASAYVAPSASTDASVIEKAAVQDNTTNPNNLPNFGASQQKQAAPAAQAPATPAAPAK, from the coding sequence ATGTACACGTTATTCGTAATTCTTATCGTGATTGCAGCACTCTTGATGATTGGCGTCGTTCTGATTCAAGAATCAAAGGGCGGTGGTCTTTCATCAAACTTCTCATCATCTAATGCTATCATGGGTGTTCGCAAGACTACAGACTTCGTAGAGAAGACTACATGGGGTTTAGCTATCGCAATGGTTGTTATCAGCGTAGCAAGTGCTTACGTTGCACCATCAGCAAGCACAGATGCAAGTGTTATCGAGAAAGCTGCAGTACAGGACAATACAACAAACCCTAACAACTTGCCTAACTTCGGTGCAAGCCAGCAGAAGCAGGCTGCTCCAGCAGCACAGGCTCCAGCAACACCAGCAGCACCAGCAAAATAA
- a CDS encoding DUF4132 domain-containing protein, whose amino-acid sequence MKTKKELQEHCSQYINSINLSQCNIWEKRFVNTCKEEDYQFNYYRNVFYKGYDEEKIPFRTIKELISAGANLPHILPEDYSQLLEIHLKQLKDLSHTKGIYRIDVRGDIDLQERADDISNIMRSFFAAASYGLTIDELIRGQYPDITSYYLSFTPVLTAAIQQGKPETIEAVKEVLTSENNVGILTQSLITAIESNNNEELHTLLLNVLRAAKLQEGLRQSIVECGNEYSLTFYKRMLDVIAEEGLLRYSSVRRSVQTWAGIGYESVSDKDIKTIFEGIHLFLTHPEERVKAYTGPNALLVYIALYTAGVEDFSIAQRDALQLIDGDAPLQNRIAAIYYLDRSSHFKVTDHFEFFAKHLDDPFTKAFFIDQLSDVAREDKYKYGKVETVSSKKRELFQKLFDEIAKWEKEIKNNTDFTFKGFEWFKIRLSRERFINALWVLASQMKTQESIDHILLEKMPNWGVHFIRYYNNSQEDEKKNPLYTFMKEYYSLGSPEVRRQFLVKNIFGNKKDGFDFLLTFFYKEEFTTTDVKDIEKKLKSKVSDTRSTAVRVLLTLPYEQLKASYERLQTTKGDYITAALTELREGSKQLTKDFAPTSEETSTTTPTTYPGAEGGYGLYKVGDIPTIKLSDPFLTKNDSQSFLGKVFNKVTGKNRADAGSVFTYSIDELRKLYTELEKIIKDNADKEYKNRWGGTETIGDSFFSFTFDEHTLDTLPYPELWKGFLATHPLKDEDLLGIYLMLLVLEDSYSPEFVELDADNYPFKNKKSIETWKYGSHFRLIVQALLNDLEKKNPSLLFSQAYSILALIFFHCPTNRYTRISGYGSDDDKHVFNSELFQIAMRYARSCWRNEEEFKLFADMTMAMYGKYAPIARMDKKLYPTYFTIDALILSRYNLQGKLSDDAFMELLLNDEGEELRNAGDYIYNTRGHRLTLLYENEKNVDARYGKETYKNLERIINKTAQHLFKIEMTRLNAPTTASNIIIRINDAMVLQGAEYMVTAMKALGKDHLIASSYGTEKRAVLTDIIERTFPLETDTPEILKTIKDDRLLELAYFAPQWVALIKAHLNWEGFDLAYYYFIAHTKEMGEDEKKAATALFTDLDPADLADGAFDEKLFHEAYTVVGEKRFDLFYKAARYIGNSNYHSRARRFADTALGKIDEETIIEQIHSKRNKDAVCSLGLLPDKSDKALQSRYQLIQAFLKESKQYGAQRQASEKRVCEIALLNLSRGAGYADPIQLTWRMESQQVTDNAAFLQGIDVEGYTLKLQLAEDGTNKLIIQQGEKVLKTVPAKIKKHPDYLNIAAMGKEWTKQRKRARTIMEDMMIRQTPLRPQDVKVIAENPIVSPMFRLLLLRQGTTTGFYTDEGLETLNGVQKIKADEPITITHAQQLYADSTWSAWQNFVFSKKIVQPFKQIFREIYIPTPDEAEQNESLRYSGYQIQVKQAAAALRSRGWSADYEGGLRKVFYRQGISVELYAQANWFTPADVEAPAIEYVYFSSTRNYNRLKIADIDPILYSEVMRDVDMTVSIAFVGGVDPETGNSTKELRAAIIKCTADLMKFKNVTVSDNFIHVKGSLADYTIHLGSGNVRQVGGVEIPIIPVHSQHRGKLYLPFMDEDPKTVEIVSKMVLLAEDNKLKDPTILKWIKRE is encoded by the coding sequence ATGAAAACAAAGAAGGAGTTACAGGAACACTGTTCACAATATATCAATAGCATCAACCTATCCCAATGCAATATATGGGAGAAAAGATTTGTAAACACATGCAAGGAAGAAGACTATCAATTCAATTACTACCGAAATGTTTTTTACAAAGGTTATGACGAAGAGAAGATTCCTTTCCGTACCATAAAGGAACTTATTTCTGCAGGTGCAAACCTCCCTCACATTCTTCCAGAGGATTATTCTCAGCTTTTAGAAATACATTTGAAACAGCTCAAAGACCTTTCCCATACGAAAGGAATCTATCGTATAGATGTGAGAGGTGATATTGATTTGCAGGAGAGAGCAGACGATATATCTAATATCATGCGCTCTTTCTTTGCCGCAGCTTCCTACGGTCTCACAATTGACGAGCTAATCCGTGGACAATACCCTGACATAACCAGCTATTACCTCTCATTTACTCCTGTACTTACAGCTGCCATCCAGCAGGGGAAACCAGAAACTATCGAAGCTGTGAAAGAGGTACTGACCAGTGAAAATAACGTCGGAATCCTTACGCAAAGCCTCATCACAGCCATAGAGTCTAATAACAACGAGGAGTTGCATACCCTCCTCCTCAACGTGCTGAGGGCTGCAAAACTACAAGAGGGTCTGCGCCAGAGTATCGTAGAATGTGGTAATGAATACAGCCTGACATTCTATAAACGGATGCTGGATGTCATTGCCGAAGAAGGACTTCTGCGTTATAGTTCCGTTAGACGATCTGTCCAAACATGGGCTGGTATCGGCTACGAGTCTGTTTCCGACAAGGATATCAAAACTATCTTCGAAGGTATTCATCTATTCTTGACCCACCCAGAGGAACGAGTAAAAGCCTATACGGGTCCGAATGCACTACTCGTTTACATTGCTTTATATACGGCTGGTGTTGAGGATTTCAGTATTGCACAGCGTGATGCCTTACAGTTAATTGATGGCGACGCCCCTCTCCAGAACCGTATTGCAGCCATCTACTATCTTGACCGTTCAAGTCATTTCAAAGTTACTGACCACTTCGAGTTCTTTGCAAAGCATCTGGATGATCCTTTCACAAAGGCTTTCTTCATTGATCAGCTAAGTGATGTGGCGAGAGAGGACAAGTATAAATATGGAAAGGTTGAAACGGTTTCAAGCAAAAAACGTGAACTTTTCCAAAAGCTTTTTGATGAGATTGCGAAATGGGAGAAGGAGATTAAGAATAACACAGACTTCACCTTCAAAGGCTTTGAATGGTTCAAAATCCGTCTTTCACGCGAACGCTTCATCAATGCTCTGTGGGTACTTGCCAGCCAAATGAAGACACAGGAAAGTATTGACCATATTCTTCTTGAGAAGATGCCTAACTGGGGAGTGCACTTCATAAGATATTATAACAATAGCCAAGAAGATGAGAAAAAGAATCCTTTATACACCTTTATGAAGGAATATTACTCTTTAGGCAGTCCTGAAGTACGTCGCCAGTTCCTTGTTAAGAATATCTTTGGCAATAAGAAAGATGGCTTTGACTTCCTCTTAACCTTCTTCTACAAGGAAGAATTTACCACAACAGATGTCAAAGATATAGAGAAGAAACTAAAATCCAAGGTTTCTGACACACGAAGTACGGCTGTACGTGTACTGCTTACGTTACCCTACGAACAGCTGAAAGCATCATACGAACGCTTGCAGACAACAAAGGGAGACTATATAACAGCCGCTTTGACTGAGCTTAGGGAGGGCAGCAAACAGCTTACAAAGGACTTTGCTCCTACAAGTGAAGAAACAAGTACAACTACACCAACAACCTATCCCGGAGCAGAAGGTGGTTACGGTCTGTACAAGGTGGGAGACATTCCGACTATTAAGCTATCCGATCCTTTCCTGACAAAGAACGATTCGCAGTCGTTCCTTGGTAAGGTATTCAATAAGGTTACCGGTAAGAACCGTGCAGATGCAGGCTCTGTCTTTACCTACTCCATTGATGAACTGCGCAAGCTATACACCGAACTGGAAAAGATTATAAAGGACAATGCTGACAAGGAGTACAAGAACCGTTGGGGAGGAACCGAAACAATTGGTGACAGTTTTTTTTCCTTTACGTTTGACGAGCATACCCTTGACACACTTCCTTATCCTGAACTCTGGAAAGGTTTTCTTGCAACTCATCCTCTCAAGGATGAAGATTTGTTGGGTATCTACTTAATGCTATTAGTACTTGAAGACAGCTATAGCCCCGAATTCGTAGAACTTGATGCAGACAATTATCCATTCAAGAACAAGAAAAGCATTGAAACGTGGAAGTATGGCAGCCATTTCCGACTCATCGTACAAGCATTGCTCAACGATTTAGAAAAGAAGAACCCTTCCCTACTTTTCTCTCAAGCCTACTCCATTCTGGCGTTGATTTTCTTCCATTGTCCAACCAACAGATACACAAGGATTTCCGGTTACGGTTCAGATGATGATAAACACGTTTTCAATAGCGAACTCTTCCAGATTGCAATGAGATACGCAAGAAGCTGTTGGAGAAATGAAGAAGAGTTCAAACTCTTTGCAGATATGACAATGGCTATGTATGGAAAGTATGCGCCAATAGCCCGAATGGACAAGAAGCTATACCCTACATACTTTACAATTGATGCACTCATATTGTCACGTTACAACCTTCAAGGCAAGCTGTCTGACGATGCCTTTATGGAATTACTGCTGAATGACGAAGGAGAAGAACTACGTAATGCAGGAGATTATATCTATAATACACGAGGTCACCGACTTACTTTACTATATGAAAATGAGAAGAATGTTGACGCACGTTATGGCAAAGAGACTTACAAGAATCTGGAGAGAATCATCAACAAGACAGCTCAACACCTCTTCAAGATTGAAATGACTCGCCTCAATGCACCGACAACAGCCTCTAATATCATCATCCGTATAAATGACGCAATGGTACTTCAGGGTGCTGAATATATGGTTACAGCAATGAAAGCATTGGGCAAAGACCACCTGATAGCAAGTAGCTACGGCACTGAAAAGCGTGCAGTGCTGACCGATATCATTGAGCGTACCTTCCCACTCGAGACAGATACGCCAGAAATACTTAAGACTATCAAAGACGACAGACTTTTAGAACTGGCATATTTTGCACCACAGTGGGTTGCACTTATCAAAGCACATCTCAACTGGGAAGGCTTCGATCTTGCCTATTACTACTTCATTGCACATACTAAGGAGATGGGTGAAGATGAGAAGAAGGCTGCAACGGCACTCTTCACCGACCTCGACCCAGCTGATCTTGCCGATGGAGCCTTTGACGAAAAACTCTTCCACGAAGCTTATACCGTGGTTGGAGAAAAGCGTTTTGACCTGTTCTACAAGGCAGCACGATACATTGGAAACAGCAACTATCACAGTCGCGCACGTCGCTTTGCAGACACAGCACTCGGCAAGATAGACGAAGAAACCATCATAGAACAGATACACTCCAAACGCAACAAAGATGCTGTTTGTTCATTGGGACTACTCCCAGACAAGAGTGATAAGGCATTACAGAGCCGTTATCAACTTATACAAGCCTTTCTGAAAGAGTCTAAGCAGTATGGCGCACAGCGTCAAGCATCAGAGAAGAGGGTATGTGAGATTGCCTTACTCAACCTCTCACGCGGTGCCGGATATGCTGACCCGATACAGCTAACGTGGCGTATGGAGAGCCAGCAGGTGACTGACAACGCAGCTTTCCTGCAAGGAATAGACGTGGAGGGATACACACTGAAACTACAGTTAGCAGAGGATGGCACCAACAAACTCATCATTCAACAAGGTGAGAAGGTGTTGAAAACGGTACCTGCAAAGATTAAGAAGCACCCTGACTACCTCAATATTGCTGCTATGGGCAAGGAGTGGACGAAGCAGAGAAAGCGTGCCCGCACGATTATGGAGGATATGATGATACGCCAGACACCATTACGTCCACAGGATGTAAAGGTGATTGCTGAAAATCCTATCGTCAGTCCGATGTTCCGCTTGCTACTCCTTCGACAAGGAACAACCACAGGCTTCTATACCGACGAGGGACTGGAAACGCTCAATGGCGTCCAGAAGATAAAAGCAGACGAGCCCATTACCATTACCCACGCCCAGCAACTCTATGCTGATAGTACGTGGTCAGCATGGCAAAATTTCGTCTTCAGCAAGAAGATTGTACAACCTTTCAAACAGATATTCCGTGAGATTTACATCCCAACACCTGATGAAGCAGAACAAAACGAGTCACTTCGTTACAGTGGATATCAGATTCAGGTGAAGCAGGCTGCAGCTGCATTGCGTAGCCGTGGGTGGAGTGCAGACTATGAAGGAGGGCTGCGCAAGGTATTCTATCGCCAAGGAATCTCTGTTGAACTCTATGCACAAGCCAACTGGTTTACTCCTGCCGATGTGGAAGCTCCCGCCATTGAGTATGTCTACTTCTCATCTACACGCAATTACAATCGACTAAAGATTGCGGATATTGACCCAATTCTCTACAGCGAAGTGATGCGTGACGTGGACATGACGGTTAGCATTGCCTTCGTCGGTGGTGTCGACCCAGAGACAGGAAACTCAACGAAGGAACTACGTGCAGCTATTATCAAGTGTACTGCTGACTTAATGAAGTTTAAGAATGTAACAGTTTCAGACAACTTTATTCACGTTAAAGGCTCACTTGCCGACTATACTATTCACCTCGGTTCGGGTAATGTGCGTCAGGTCGGTGGCGTAGAGATTCCTATCATTCCTGTACACAGTCAGCACCGTGGGAAACTCTATCTCCCATTTATGGATGAAGACCCAAAGACCGTGGAGATTGTTTCTAAGATGGTACTCCTTGCAGAAGACAACAAGCTGAAAGACCCAACAATTCTGAAATGGATTAAACGAGAATAG
- a CDS encoding tetratricopeptide repeat protein, which produces MDIANLINHPENLNKETLYDLRSMLALYPYYQPARILLLQNLFLLHDPTFDDELRRAAVYISDRHILFKLVEDAHYQLIPQQKKTDKQSATINSEMTTGQDQDRTTSLIDTFLEQIPEDGEATQETEGRRKPTPADATVDYVAYLLESESKQNEHVTPQLRGQELIDDFIYNEGGKITLQDETEYEPEENDHNEAAENEDTGYFTETLARIYIKQGRYSKALEIIRRLNLVYPKKNRYFADQIRFLEKLIINNNKK; this is translated from the coding sequence ATGGATATAGCCAATCTTATTAATCATCCGGAGAATCTAAACAAGGAGACCTTATACGATCTCCGGAGTATGCTTGCGCTTTATCCTTATTATCAGCCAGCTCGTATTCTGTTGTTGCAGAATCTCTTTCTGCTCCATGACCCCACTTTTGATGATGAGTTACGACGCGCAGCTGTATACATCTCTGACCGTCATATCCTCTTCAAACTCGTTGAAGATGCCCACTATCAGCTAATTCCACAGCAGAAAAAAACAGATAAGCAGTCGGCAACTATCAACTCAGAAATGACTACTGGGCAAGATCAAGATCGTACAACATCGCTTATCGACACCTTCTTGGAGCAAATCCCTGAGGATGGAGAGGCTACACAAGAAACGGAAGGAAGACGCAAGCCAACGCCTGCTGATGCCACAGTAGACTACGTTGCCTATCTATTGGAAAGCGAAAGTAAGCAAAATGAGCATGTTACTCCACAATTGAGAGGACAAGAACTTATCGACGATTTCATCTACAATGAAGGAGGTAAAATCACTTTACAAGACGAAACAGAGTACGAACCAGAAGAGAATGACCACAATGAAGCAGCTGAAAATGAAGATACTGGTTACTTCACTGAGACATTAGCACGAATTTATATAAAACAAGGTCGATATTCTAAGGCATTGGAAATTATTAGGCGATTAAATTTGGTATATCCGAAAAAAAATCGTTACTTTGCAGACCAAATACGATTTTTGGAGAAATTGATAATAAATAACAATAAAAAATAA